The Pieris rapae chromosome 5, ilPieRapa1.1, whole genome shotgun sequence DNA window ACAAGCAAGCCGACCCTAGGTATCATGCCAAGGAGACCCTTCAGCTTCTCCCACTTAACAGCAATATTAAGATCCGTCGCACCCAACTTGGCTTTGAAAGTGAGAAGAGAATGTTCCTATCCGCGCGCCTTCAAAAAGCTCTCACCTTCTGTCAACTAAATGTTGACAACTGGATAAGACAGATCTCATACGCAAACTCAACGGTCGTCAGCAAAGCGAAAACGGCTACAGATCTCATGAAAGAAGACCACGAACCGGTGAAGTTCGAAAAGGAAAGGAAATTTACGCTACAAGGCCTAAAAATTGACACGTCACGTCTCTTTGGAAAAAGTGAAAAAGTACTGAAGGATATCCCAGACGAAACTGAAGGGTCcattatttttcttagtaAGAACGAACTCGAACATATGAATTACGACGTCTACAGTGACGACGAAGGTAAAGACGATAAGCAAGATGATAAAATTGAACATGAAGAGTTTTCACATGAAAAATCTAATGGTTACCGAGAAGATTCTGCTAATAAGAAAAGtaaatggtttaaaaatttaaaattattaaagagcACGGATAAACTAGATGATAAGATAACTGCAATAGAAAATTCTGAAAGATATAAGGATATCAAAGATCCTTTCGATCCCTTAGGTGAAAAACATAGTTCAATTGAGAGATACCAAGACATGGCGAAATTAATTGAAGATAGATTTGGTGTGTTTAGGAAAAATGATGGTACGGCAGAGAAGAGCCATTCATATAAAAGTTTGACTACTTCTTCGTCTGAAATGGGAACTAGCAATTGTAGCTCGAGTCACAAGAAACCAGTACTAACTAAATCAGTATCCGTGCAAACTGGTATGCCGGAAAGCCCGTGCACAGAAGAAGACAGTGGCATCGACATGAAACATGGCCGAAAAAATTTAAGCGTAGATCAAATTAACTATTGTGGCTCCATGGAAAGTAGCTCTAGCTCGGGCAGGAAACTGAAATCATTGGATGAGAACATGCTCAAGAAGTCTTCAGCGACAAAGTCATCCACACATTTGGAGAGGCGACAAAGGATACAGCCGGATTTGATTCCCGAAAAGGCTATTGCAAAATCAGAGTCATACAATCAAATCCAGAGTTGTGAGGAAATCAATATGTTTGGAGCTGGGTCGATATACAATGATAGCGAGTTCGAAGTCAATTCCAAACAACATTCATTTATTACTGAAAAGTTGTGTTCAGAATTTCATGTTAAAACCAAACGAGTTCTGAGTAAATCCACTTCTAACTTACTTCATCCTAAAAAAACGAATGACAAGAAAGAAGGCGGTAATAGCAATAGTATGCCAACCAAAACGGAACGAACCGATGAAAAATCTGTTAACTTTAGAAAAAAGATTGACAAGCCTCGTGCCCCAACACCGCGTTCAGAAATAGACGAAGACCTATCCGCAGTCGACATTTCAGAAGAAGAACCACAGATCCAAAAGAAAGTGCGGCGTTCGATATCTTCAATCCAAAAGAGAAAACTACCTGTGATAGAAGATTTACCGTACGGTCAAGTAGCAGACGCGGTCGAaatagaagaagaaaaaatagaaACAGATTCAAACTCGGACAACATTTATGCGGAGATCTGCACTCCACCAATCAAAACAAATGACGACGACTACGACTCGAATGATGTCTTAGCAAACGACCCAGTTATCTGTATCGTTAAAAAGGAAGTCATCACTCGCAATGATGAAAGAGCGAGACAGATGATCGAAAACCAAGACAATGCCTTCCGTCACATTGAAGTTGTAGTAATAGAGAAGACAACGAACTTCGACTTGGACGATTCCAGCCTTGCATCAAGCGATTTTGATGAAACGGGAAGCAAGAACGACGTCTCGATAATAGACTCTTGGGAGCGTGATAACGTAAAAGTTGAACCAAAACATGCTATTAGGTTAGAAATCACCAGCAATATGGATGACTATCCGGAGAGCCATAATCAAAGCTTAGATAGGACAGAGATACATTTAGGTAAAGATAATGTGATTAGTTTTAGTAACAGTATCCATTTAAATGGTACATATCCCAACGAGGCCATTTATGATACTC harbors:
- the LOC111000363 gene encoding uncharacterized protein LOC111000363, encoding MFRTASVEGSGPRTPPAYAPHPPFVPPRFFPPRIRPPPPQYCFDAARFACDASKPRYLDVERERLVTRWLAEANEALVRRDRPPRYKPRSSERRLEYLDRRPSEWADNFLLGRRNGSVEPEEESESMTLKEFVDKFSLPRVVKLEGEERAVLLYRVLEAHRRVEAVPLSGKKGKLVGKPLYIPDSYDGWFSTCSCRGGALATPRASISALLRNRAFALVSPRAISAYRARPASDSGRVGAQYERAAARPGTPLRLAGVFADGSKAKAPKYAQLIDPQGNELFVPLNTKGELYEVCPEELSPAEWEDATDSTPPVEVSARAHRLPHLLSLWRLPTRVRLLAGTVPIEMAHDVGDDLLLREAVTEPVLVMCTLPDYNSQPNINKQADPRYHAKETLQLLPLNSNIKIRRTQLGFESEKRMFLSARLQKALTFCQLNVDNWIRQISYANSTVVSKAKTATDLMKEDHEPVKFEKERKFTLQGLKIDTSRLFGKSEKVLKDIPDETEGSIIFLSKNELEHMNYDVYSDDEGKDDKQDDKIEHEEFSHEKSNGYREDSANKKSKWFKNLKLLKSTDKLDDKITAIENSERYKDIKDPFDPLGEKHSSIERYQDMAKLIEDRFGVFRKNDGTAEKSHSYKSLTTSSSEMGTSNCSSSHKKPVLTKSVSVQTGMPESPCTEEDSGIDMKHGRKNLSVDQINYCGSMESSSSSGRKLKSLDENMLKKSSATKSSTHLERRQRIQPDLIPEKAIAKSESYNQIQSCEEINMFGAGSIYNDSEFEVNSKQHSFITEKLCSEFHVKTKRVLSKSTSNLLHPKKTNDKKEGGNSNSMPTKTERTDEKSVNFRKKIDKPRAPTPRSEIDEDLSAVDISEEEPQIQKKVRRSISSIQKRKLPVIEDLPYGQVADAVEIEEEKIETDSNSDNIYAEICTPPIKTNDDDYDSNDVLANDPVICIVKKEVITRNDERARQMIENQDNAFRHIEVVVIEKTTNFDLDDSSLASSDFDETGSKNDVSIIDSWERDNVKVEPKHAIRLEITSNMDDYPESHNQSLDRTEIHLGKDNVISFSNSIHLNGTYPNEAIYDTLK